The Flavobacteriales bacterium genome segment CCATCTAAATTGGGTGCACTTCAGGCACAGACCTCAGACGGTCTTCTCGGTCTGTTGAACATGTTCTCGGGTGGTGCGTTCTCAAACGCTTCCATTTTCGCATTGGGTATCATGCCTTACATCTCTGCATCCATCGTGTTGCAGTTGGCAGGTATGGCGGTTCCAGCTTTGCAGAAATTGCAGAAAGAAGGAGAGAGCGGACGAAAGAAGATCAATCAGTACACACGTTACCTGACAATCCTTATCACGGCTGGTCAGGCACCAGGGTACATTGCAAACCTTCAGTCGCAATTGCCTGTAGATGCTTTCTTGACATCACCAAGTCTGTTCTGGTTCACCGCATGGTTAATTCTTATCACAGGAACCGTATTCGTCATGTGGTTGGGTGAGCGTATCACTGATAAAGGAATTGGAAATGGTATCTCATTGCTCATCATGGTGGGTATCATGGCGAGATTGCCGTTCTCATTCATCGCAGAATTCTTCTCCAAGTTGGAGCAGTCTGGTGGTGGACTTGTCATCTTCTTGATTGAATTGGTTGTGCTGCTGTTTGTGATCGTCTTCTCCATTCTGTTGGTTCAGGGAACCAGAAGAATTCCAGTTCAGGTTGCACGGGCTGCCATCTCTGGTCGTCAGGCGTTGCCACAAGGAGGAACACGTCAGTACATTCCTTTGAAGGTGAATGCTGCTGGTGTTATGCCGATCATCTTCGCGCAAGCGATCATGTTCGTGCCGATCACATTGGGTGGTTTTGCTGGCGATAGTGCATCTTGGTTCGTTACTGCATTCTCAGATTTCACGGGTCCTGCATACAACATCACCTTCTTCCTGTTGATCATCGTGTTCACGTATTTCTATACGGCCATCACTATCAACCCGAATCAGATGGCGGAAGACATGAAACGCACTGGAGGTTTCATTCCTGGAGTGAAGCCTGGGAAGAAGACGGCAGAGTACATCGATACGATCATGTCGCGTATTACGCTCCCGGGATCTATTTTCCTTGGAATCGTTGCCATCCTTCCATCCATTGCGATGATCTTTGGAGTGAACGCTCAGTTTGCACAGTTCTATGGAGGAACATCATTGTTGATCATGGTCGGTGTGGTGCTCGACACACTACAGCAGATCGAGAGTCATTTGTTGATGCGTCACTATGACGGATTGATGAAGTCAGGTAGAATCAAAGGTCGCTCTTCAATGAGCATGGCCGGATAAAAGGAGAGAGGTTAGAGGAAGCGTATGGCAAAACAAGCATCTATATCACAGGACGGCACCGTAGTGGAAGCACTATCAAATGCCATGTTCCGTGTGGAGTTGGAGAATGGGCATGTGATCACAGCCCACATTTCAGGAAAGATGCGAATGCACTACATAAAGATTCTACCAGGAGATAAAGTAAAAGTTGAAATGAGTCCTTACGATCTTACAAAAGGACGTATTACATACCGATATAAATAATTGCAAGATGAAAGTCAGGGCATCAGTAAAGAAGAGAAGTGCAGATTGCAAGATCGTCAAGAGAAAAGGACGCGTCTACGTGATCAACAAGAAGAATCCGAAGTTCAAACAAAGACAAGGTTAATAGCCTTTACGTAACTGTATAGAATAAGTACAATGGCAAGAATTGCAGGAATAGATCTTCCAAAGAACAAGAGAGGCGAAATCGGCCTTACCTACATCTACGGGATCGGTAGAGTAACCGCAGGGAAAATCCTTGACGGTGCAAACATCAGCCGTGACAAGAAAGTAGAAGAGTGGTCAGACGATGAGCAAGCTGCTATCCGTGAGGCTATCGGCCTTATCAAAACGGAAGGTGAGCTTCGTTCTCTTACCCAGATGAACATCAAGCGATTGATGGATATCGGTTGCTACCGTGGTATCCGTCACCGTTCAGGTCTTCCACTTCGTGGACAGAAGACCAAGAACAACTCTCGTACGAGAAAAGGAAAGAGAAAAACTGTTGCCAACAAGAAGAAGGTAACCAAGTAATAATAGACTTCGATAATTCGAGGAAATGGCAAAGACATCAAAAACTACAAGAAAAAGAACCGTTAAGGTCGATGCAGTTGGAGAAGCGCACATCAACGCAACTTTCAACAACATCATCATCTCTCTTACCAACAACAAAGGAGAAGTCATCTCTTGGTCGTCTGCTGGTAAGCAAGGCTTTAGAGGTTCCAAAAAGAACACTCCTTACGCTGCTCAGACCGCAGCTACCGATTGCGCCAAGGTTGCGTATGAGGCTGGTCTGAGAAAAGTAAAGGTGTTTGTGAAAGGACCAGGCGGTGGTCGCGAGTCGGCTATCCGTTACATTCACGCAAGTGGAATTGAAGTTAGCGAGATCGTAGACGTAACGCCACTTCCACACAACGGATGTCGCCCACCGAAAAGAAGAAGAGTTTAAGCACGCATTAGAATAAAGAAATGGCCAGATATACAGGACCAAAATCGAAAATTGCACGAAAGTTCGGAGAGGCTATCTACGGACCGGATAAGTACTTGGAGAAGAAAAGCTATCCTCCTGGGATGCACGGTAACAACAGACGCAGAAAGAAGCAGTCTGACTACGGTGTTCAGTTGATGGAGAAGCAAAAGGCCAAGTACACTTACGGTATGCTTGAGCGTCAGTTCGAGAACCTTTTCCACAAGGCATCAAGCAAATCTGGTATTACAGGTGAGTTGCTGTTGCAATTGTGCGAGGCTCGTTTGGACAACGTGGTTTACCGAATGGGAATTGCTCCTTCTCGTGCAGCTGCCCGTCAGTTGGTAACGCATCGTCATATAACTGTCGGTGGTGAGGTTTGTAACATTCCTTCACGTTCCATCAGACCAGGTGAGAAGATCGCGGTCCGCGAAAAGTCGAAGTCATTGGAAGCGATCAGCGAATCGCTTGCTGCCAACTCGTGCGATAGCGCATGGTTGAGCTGGAATCCTTCAAACATGGAAGGAGAGTTCATGCACTATCCAACTCGCGAAGAAATTCCTGAGAACATCAATGAGCAGCTCATTGTCGAATTGTATTCTAAGTAATAACTGCTAAAAGGCATCAAATAATCATGGCAATACTTGATTTTCAAAAACCTGATAAAGTCATCATGCTCAACTCAGATGAGCGTGTTGGAGAATTCGAATTCCGTCCACTTGAGCCAGGTTACGGTATCACTATCGGTAACGCGCTGAGAAGAATCCTTCTCAACTCATTGGAAGGATTTGCGATCACCTCAATCCGTATTGATGGTGTAGAGCATGAGTTCTCAACCGTTTCTGGAGTTGTTGAGGACGTGACTGAAATGGTTCTTAACTTGAAGCAGGTACGTTTCAAGCGTCAGATCGATACGCAGGAAAATGAGCGTGTTACAGTTTCTGTTTCAGGACAGGATAAATTGACCGCTGGTGATATCGGCAAGTTCCTCACAGGTTTCCAAGTATTGAATCCAGAGTTGGTTATCTGCCACATGGAGAAGTCAGTAAAACTGAACATGGACCTTACAATTGATAAAGGCCGTGGTTACGTTCCTGCTGAAGATAACAAGCCAGCAAGCGCTCCAGTTGGAACCATTGCTATCGATGTCATCTTCACTCCGATCAAAAATGTGAAGTACTCTATCGAGAACTTCCGTGTGGAGCAGAAGACCGACTACGAGAAATTGGTGATGGAGATCACAACGGATGGTTCTATTCATCCGAAGGATGCATTGAAAGAAGCTGCCAAGATCCTTATTCACCACTTCATGTTGTTCTCTGACGAGAAGATCGCTTTGGAGACTGAAGTGAAAAAGCCAGCGGAGGAATTCGATGAGAACGCGTTGCACATGCGTCAATTGTTGAAGACCAAATTGGTTGATATGGATCTTTCTGTTCGTGCATTGAACTGCTTGAAAGCAGCTGACGTGGAAACGTTGGGCGACCTTGTTTCTTACAACAAGAACGATCTATTGAAATTCAGAAACTTCGGTAAGAAGTCTTTGACAGAGTTGGAGGATCTGGTTCACTCTAAGAACTTGACCTTCGGAATGAACGTTGCGAAATACAGACTGGACGAGGATTAATAAAAGCCTCAAGTTTCAAGTTCTTGCGATTGAACTTTGAACCTTGAACATTGAACTATTGAAATGAGACATAGGAAAGGTTTTAACCATTTAGGGAGAAAGAAAGGGCATCGCGATGCAATGCTGTCAAACATGGCCAGTTCATTGATTCTTCACAAAAGAATCACTACAACTGTAGCCAAGGCGAAAGCACTACGCTCTTACGTGGAGCCGTTGATCACCAAGTCGAAGGTTGATGAGACGCATGCACGTAGAGTGGTATTCAGCTACTTGAAAGACAAAGAGGCTACTGCGGAGCTTTTCCGTGAAGTGTCTCCGAAAGTTGCTGATCGTCCAGGTGGTTACACACGCATCATCAAGTTGCCAACACGTTTGGGCGATAGCGCAGATATGGCGATGATCGAGTTGGTTGACTTCAACGAGCTGTTGGTGAAAGAAGCCAAGCCGAAGCGTAGCAGAAGAAGCCGCAGAAGTACTGGTGGTGCTGCTAAGAAAGCGGAAGCTGCTCCAGCGGCTGAAGCAAAGGCAGAAGAGCCAAAGGCTGAAGTAGCTGAAGAAGTTGTAGAGGCACCAGTTGAAGAGGCTGCACCAGCAGAAGCTGCTCCAGAAGCCAAGGCGGAAGAGCCGGCTGCTGATGAAGCTGCAAAGGAAGAAGAAGGCGGAGACGAAAAGAAAAAAGCCTGATTTTCAAAACGTGTTTAAAAGTTGACAGAAGGACGAGCCGCTTACGGTTCGTCCTTTTTTAATTTTGCCCAAACCCAAAAGCAGATGAAATACCAGAACAGACCTGACGCGATCCTATTACTCCAAGACGGAACAGTTTTCAGAGGGAAAGCGGCAGGCAAGATCGGAACGACCACAGGCGAGATCTGCTTCAACACTGGAATGACCGGATATCAGGAGATTTTCACCGATCCATCTTACTACGGTCAGATCATGGTTACGGCAAGCGTTCATATAGGAAACTATGGCGTAAGTCCGGAAGACGTTGAGTCGGAAGGAATGAAGATCAGCGGATTGGTGTGTAAATACTTCTCAAAGGTTTACAGCCGACCAAGAGGAGTTGACAACATCCAAGGTTATTTCGAAGAAAACCAAGTGGTTGGAATTTCCGATGTGGATACACGAGCCATCGTTCAACACATTCGTGATAAAGGCGCCATGAACGCCATCATTTCATCTGAAGAGTTGGATGTTGAAGTTCTGAAGAAGCAATTGGAAAAAGTTCCTTCTATGGAAGGTTTAGAGCTTTCATCCAAAGTGTGCGCGAAAGAGCCTTATTTCTACGGAGATGAGAATGCAGACCATCGTGTGGCGGTTCTTGATATTGGTGTGAAGAAGAACATCTTGAGATGCCTTGCTGAACGAGGTTGCTACCTGAAAGTGTTCCCGATGGACACGCCATTCGATACGATCATGGAATGGAATCCTGAAGGATTTATGATCTCTAACGGCCCTGGCGATCCTGCAGCCATGCCAGCGGTAAGCGAAACCGTTACCAAAATGATCGATTCTGGAATTCCGGTTTTCGGAATCTGCCTCGGTCATCAAGTGATGGCCATCAGTCAGGGAATTCCGACTTACAAGATGCACAACGGTCACCGTGGCATCAATCATCCGATCAAGAACCTTGAAACAGGCAAATGCGAAGTGACATCCCAAAATCACGGTTTTGTGGTGAATCGCGAAGCATGTGAGAACCATGCTGATATTGAAATCACGCATGTACATCTCAACGACAATACAGTTGCAGGTTTGCGATTGAAAGGTCGTCCGGTATTCAGTGTGCAATATCACCCAGAATCATCGCCAGGACCGAACGATAGTCGCTATCTGTTTGATCAGTTTGTAGAGAACATGAAGATGGTTCTTGCCTGATTTGAATTAACTGATAATCTAATTCACTACTCAACGAAGAATGACCTACATAGCTAAAGTTGTTGCCCGTCAGATATTGGATTCGCGAGGAAATCCTACCGTGGAAGTTGACGTAATCACACAGAACGGAGTTCTTGGAAGAGCTGCGGTTCCTTCAGGAGCGTCTACAGGAGAGCATGAAGCAGTGGAGCTTCGGGATGGCGATAAAAGCAGATTTCTTGGAAAAGGAGTGCTGAAAGCCGTTGAAAATGTGAACGGTGCGATTGCTGAAGCCATTACAGGAAGCTATGTGTTCGATCAGCATCTCATCGATAAGCGAATGATGGATCTGGATGGTACGGCCAACAAGAGCAACTTGGGAGCCAACGCCATTTTGGGAGTTTCGATGGCTGTGGCAAAAGCGGCTGCTGAAGAGGCTGGTCAACCGCTGTTCCGTTATGTGGGCGGAGTGAATTCGAACTTGCTTCCGATTCCGATGATGAACATCATCAACGGTGGTTCGCATGCCGATAACAGTATCGATTTTCAGGAGTTCATGATCATGCCCGCTGGCGCGAGTTCATTTTCGGAGTGCTTGAGAATGGGAACGGAAGTGTTCCATCATCTAAAGAAAGTACTGCACGACAAAGGCTATTCCACAAACGTTGGAGATGAAGGTGGTTTTGCCCCGAATTTAAAGTCGAACGATGAGGCGGTTGAGGTTATTCTCAAGGCAATTGAGAATGCTGGTTACCGTCCAGGTGAAGATATTTTCATGGCTATGGACGCTGCTTCTTCTG includes the following:
- the secY gene encoding preprotein translocase subunit SecY; this encodes MKKFIDTLQNIWKIDDLRTRILNTLGFIMIYRVGSFVVLPGLDPSKLGALQAQTSDGLLGLLNMFSGGAFSNASIFALGIMPYISASIVLQLAGMAVPALQKLQKEGESGRKKINQYTRYLTILITAGQAPGYIANLQSQLPVDAFLTSPSLFWFTAWLILITGTVFVMWLGERITDKGIGNGISLLIMVGIMARLPFSFIAEFFSKLEQSGGGLVIFLIELVVLLFVIVFSILLVQGTRRIPVQVARAAISGRQALPQGGTRQYIPLKVNAAGVMPIIFAQAIMFVPITLGGFAGDSASWFVTAFSDFTGPAYNITFFLLIIVFTYFYTAITINPNQMAEDMKRTGGFIPGVKPGKKTAEYIDTIMSRITLPGSIFLGIVAILPSIAMIFGVNAQFAQFYGGTSLLIMVGVVLDTLQQIESHLLMRHYDGLMKSGRIKGRSSMSMAG
- the infA gene encoding translation initiation factor IF-1, translated to MAKQASISQDGTVVEALSNAMFRVELENGHVITAHISGKMRMHYIKILPGDKVKVEMSPYDLTKGRITYRYK
- a CDS encoding 50S ribosomal protein L36 produces the protein MKVRASVKKRSADCKIVKRKGRVYVINKKNPKFKQRQG
- the rpsM gene encoding 30S ribosomal protein S13; the protein is MARIAGIDLPKNKRGEIGLTYIYGIGRVTAGKILDGANISRDKKVEEWSDDEQAAIREAIGLIKTEGELRSLTQMNIKRLMDIGCYRGIRHRSGLPLRGQKTKNNSRTRKGKRKTVANKKKVTK
- the rpsK gene encoding 30S ribosomal protein S11; its protein translation is MAKTSKTTRKRTVKVDAVGEAHINATFNNIIISLTNNKGEVISWSSAGKQGFRGSKKNTPYAAQTAATDCAKVAYEAGLRKVKVFVKGPGGGRESAIRYIHASGIEVSEIVDVTPLPHNGCRPPKRRRV
- the rpsD gene encoding 30S ribosomal protein S4, whose protein sequence is MARYTGPKSKIARKFGEAIYGPDKYLEKKSYPPGMHGNNRRRKKQSDYGVQLMEKQKAKYTYGMLERQFENLFHKASSKSGITGELLLQLCEARLDNVVYRMGIAPSRAAARQLVTHRHITVGGEVCNIPSRSIRPGEKIAVREKSKSLEAISESLAANSCDSAWLSWNPSNMEGEFMHYPTREEIPENINEQLIVELYSK
- a CDS encoding DNA-directed RNA polymerase subunit alpha — protein: MAILDFQKPDKVIMLNSDERVGEFEFRPLEPGYGITIGNALRRILLNSLEGFAITSIRIDGVEHEFSTVSGVVEDVTEMVLNLKQVRFKRQIDTQENERVTVSVSGQDKLTAGDIGKFLTGFQVLNPELVICHMEKSVKLNMDLTIDKGRGYVPAEDNKPASAPVGTIAIDVIFTPIKNVKYSIENFRVEQKTDYEKLVMEITTDGSIHPKDALKEAAKILIHHFMLFSDEKIALETEVKKPAEEFDENALHMRQLLKTKLVDMDLSVRALNCLKAADVETLGDLVSYNKNDLLKFRNFGKKSLTELEDLVHSKNLTFGMNVAKYRLDED
- a CDS encoding 50S ribosomal protein L17; translation: MRHRKGFNHLGRKKGHRDAMLSNMASSLILHKRITTTVAKAKALRSYVEPLITKSKVDETHARRVVFSYLKDKEATAELFREVSPKVADRPGGYTRIIKLPTRLGDSADMAMIELVDFNELLVKEAKPKRSRRSRRSTGGAAKKAEAAPAAEAKAEEPKAEVAEEVVEAPVEEAAPAEAAPEAKAEEPAADEAAKEEEGGDEKKKA
- the carA gene encoding glutamine-hydrolyzing carbamoyl-phosphate synthase small subunit, with amino-acid sequence MKYQNRPDAILLLQDGTVFRGKAAGKIGTTTGEICFNTGMTGYQEIFTDPSYYGQIMVTASVHIGNYGVSPEDVESEGMKISGLVCKYFSKVYSRPRGVDNIQGYFEENQVVGISDVDTRAIVQHIRDKGAMNAIISSEELDVEVLKKQLEKVPSMEGLELSSKVCAKEPYFYGDENADHRVAVLDIGVKKNILRCLAERGCYLKVFPMDTPFDTIMEWNPEGFMISNGPGDPAAMPAVSETVTKMIDSGIPVFGICLGHQVMAISQGIPTYKMHNGHRGINHPIKNLETGKCEVTSQNHGFVVNREACENHADIEITHVHLNDNTVAGLRLKGRPVFSVQYHPESSPGPNDSRYLFDQFVENMKMVLA
- a CDS encoding phosphopyruvate hydratase, whose amino-acid sequence is MTYIAKVVARQILDSRGNPTVEVDVITQNGVLGRAAVPSGASTGEHEAVELRDGDKSRFLGKGVLKAVENVNGAIAEAITGSYVFDQHLIDKRMMDLDGTANKSNLGANAILGVSMAVAKAAAEEAGQPLFRYVGGVNSNLLPIPMMNIINGGSHADNSIDFQEFMIMPAGASSFSECLRMGTEVFHHLKKVLHDKGYSTNVGDEGGFAPNLKSNDEAVEVILKAIENAGYRPGEDIFMAMDAASSEFYLKDEGVYHLHKSSGEKLSSSDMVSLWKDWSSKYPIVSIEDGLDENDWDGWKQLTDTIGDKVQLVGDDLFVTNVERLSRGIENGVANSILVKVNQIGSLTETINAVKMATANRYTSVMSHRSGETEDVTIADLAVALGTGQIKTGSASRSDRIAKYNQLLRIEELLGEEAQFLGKTMRYVKNR